The Pygocentrus nattereri isolate fPygNat1 chromosome 12, fPygNat1.pri, whole genome shotgun sequence genome includes the window GGCAGCTCTAACCGAAAAACATGCTCAGCTCAGACCGACTACTGTGAAGAACCTGCTGCTACACAGAAATGACTCTTTAGTGGCCTTTTTCAAAACGTAATGAGTTTTTGTTCTTCAGAGTCGAGTTACCGTAACTTAGTTATGAAGAAAGGATTCAGTAAGACAGACGATATTATAGTGTCAGCACTCAAAGTTCAGGACTTTTGAAGGACTTTAGATGAAGATCTGGaaacattttgttgaaaatgtcaTTATATTAAAGATCCTGCAGGCTGCTGTGATGAGGTCATTGAGAAcggctcctcctcttcctctggtcTTTCTGCTCATGACTGCTGGTGAGTcagtgtttgttgtggtttGTGGTTTCTCTCAGAATCAGCTCAGTGGTGTAGAGTAGCTGCTGGagttggagaggagagaagtgaaGCTGTAAGCGACAGTAACTCTGACTGTCTTATGGGCTCCAGACTCTGTAATCAGCTCTTTCATGCATCATATGTTTCAGGAGCTTTTGGAACAGAGTGGAGTGTGAAATACAAACAACAGGAAATCTGTGCTTTAAATGGATCCACAGTGTTTATGAACGGAACTTTTACTCACCCAGAATATCTCACAGTGACAGAGACTTTCTGGTTCATACACCCAGTTAAGGATGTGGAGCCGACTGATCTGAGTAAAGACCCAGATTATTCAGGCAGAGTCGAGTTTTTCACTGATAAACAGAAACACTTCTCCCTCAAACTGAGTGAGGTAATGAAGAAGGATGAACATCATTTCTACTTCAGAATCATAACAAatgtagaaaaagaaagatgggcAGGTGAACCTGGAGTTCAGCTCAGAGTTACAGGTGAGTTAATCATCCCATTGTCCAGCTATAAGACACAGCTCTGGATTCAGAGTAATGTTTATTCATGACTGCTCTGAATATTCATGTTGTTTTATCATCACTGATTTTATTAATCTGCTCTAATGATGTTCAGCTTCTGTTCTGATTCACTCCTACATCATTTTATCTGCTCTTACTCCTCATTCAGTTCATCTGCTCAGTTTCTTTCTGACCTTCTAAAACTGTTACCAGTGAATAATTACTGATCCTTTAAAACTGTAGACTTAATCTTTATTCACTGATTTTGAGAACAATCATTCAGTTATCAATAATCAAATGATTTtaaaattattcagaaaaaataaaaaaagtagatGTAAGgatgataaataaatatgttacaGACTAGATCAGGATTTTTATTGGCATTTAACATCACTTTCCCAGCTGGAACAACGGCTAAATCTTGtccttttcatattttattcttttaaatcatTGTAGTTTCAACACTATAAAGATTTCAAAGCTTTCTCTACTCGACCTCACACTCCACTGATGACTAATGAGCTGCTGAGTATTTTAGTTTGATTGATTCTCCATCATTTCATCTGCAGGACACACTTGGTATTTTATGCCGTTATGGGGCTGATTAtgcaaatgatatgtaaataaggTGATCACTTGTTTCTATGAAGTGAAGCTGATTTATGAGCTGCACCCAAACCACTGCTTGTTTTGATGTACAACAGTTTCCTGAATGAGAAGCAGAGAAGATCAAACATCACTCAGTTTAGTTTCATCTGCTctggtttctacactcattgctgACCTTCATGAATGAGGTTCACTGATTTTACAGCTTTTCCCTTCTAATCTGATGGTCCTCTTATTGTCTTAGAGCTCCATGTAGAAGCTCCTGAAGAAGTGACCGAGGGACAAACAGCAGATCTGACATGTAAGACCACCTGTAGTCTGACTGACCCAACATTCATCTGGTACAAAAATGGACATCCTTTAACCACAAAGACCATCAAGAACAACCAGCTCCACCTGCAGACGGTCAGCAGTGAGGATGCAGGCAGTTATAGCTGTGCTGTAGGAGGATCTCAACACCTCCGCTCTACTGCTCACAGCCTCAGAGTCAGATGTGAGTTTaactcatttttttgttttttcctcaaagtaaataaatgtaggactttaaaaatgtatcctGGCTTTCTGGGCTTGTTTACAGTTTGTGGTCTTATTTAATAGCATTGTTTGTATAAATTAAGCaagatattaaatatttaataaatgtttcagttttaatattcaaacattaaaatacaaatcatgtaattattataatcatctagatcctccaaagagggtctcagtgtccatcagtccctctggtgaaatagtggagggcagttcagtgaatctgacctgcagcagtgatggaaacccacctgtgaagatCTACACCTGGTTTAAGGGATCAACATcagtaggagaaggaaaaacctacagcattcccaacatcagatctgagcacAGTGGAGAATACACATGCCAGAGTCAGAATGATCATGGAGCAAGGAACTCCACTTCTGTGTATTTAAATGTCACATGTAAGTTAATGTTGAGGTATTCAGTTAAATTCAACCgaaactcaaacactaaaatattatttttcaagTTTTTCATCTGTTGTAGATCCTCCAAAGAACGTCTCAGTGTCCTTCAATCTCTCTAGTGAAATAttggagggcagttcagtgactctgacctgcagcagtgatggaaacccacctgtgaagatCTACACCTGGTTTAAAAGATCAACATCattaagagaaggaaaaaccttcaGCATTcccaacatcagatctgaggacAGTGGAGAATACACATGCCAGGGTCGGAATGATCATGGAGAGAGAAGATCCACTGCTGTGTATTTAAATGTCACATGTAAGTTAATGTTGAGGTATTCAGTTAAATTCAACCgaaactcaaacactaaaatattatttttcaaattttcaatcTGTTGTAGATCCTCCAAAGAAcgtctcagtgtccatcagtccctctggtgaaatagtggagggcagttcagtgactctgacctgcagcagtgatggaaacccacctgtgaagaaCTACATCTGGTTTAAAGAAGGTGGAACCTCACCTGTAGGATCTGGACACAGttccatcattaacatcactgctgaccacacTGGACTGTACTACTGTGAAGCTCAGAATGATCATGGAGCTCTGAATGGAACTGTGATGGTCACTGTTAAGAGtaggtggtgaataatgagataaacgctgtttctctgtgttcacTTTTACAGTAATGACAGATTAAAGTGATATTAATGATCTTTTCTGCAGGTCAGAGTTGGTCTGCAGTCTGGTTTGcagtgggaggaggaggaggaagttTTCTCCTTATGACTGTCCTAATCTGCATCTGCAGGTCAGCAATAATTTCCAAACCTGTTACTACAGTATGAAGAAATGACTTTATTCTTGTTGTAGAAATGGATTAACAGATAAAATGATTTTGTCCTTAAACTAATTAGAATATATTGATTGTTTTGTCCAGTTTTCACAGAATGAAGAAAACAGCTGCTGGACCTGATCACAGTAAAACAAGACAGGTACATTTATATTCAGTCCAttcagcagacgctcttatccagagacaCTTACAGAGGTACTTTGTTGTCCACTCAGAGAAAGTATCCCAGtaattacagtacattaaaTCTCAGGAACTACCAGAGACCAAAGCCCTGTTGATACCtagaaagaaagatacagaatTAAGACACAGCATTAGTGCAGTCCAGTAAAGTCCAGGTGAGGTGGCCACAGTCCAAATGACCACATTATGTCCACCAGTCGGTGACAGTTTCACTTGCAGGCTGTATTTGTTTGTGATTTGAGAATCACAGAAAACAGCATTTCAATTTGGAAATCTCCATCAAAGAGTTTTTAAGAGTCTTTTCTGCCTCATTTTCAGAAGATTAGACATTTAAACTGTTCTCCATGAACTCTTCACGCCTCAGGATGATGTCCTCTACACCAACGTTACACACCGCACATCCAGACctgcacaggctgctgactCTGCTGACTctgcagctgctgatgttctgtaTGATGAAGTGACCAGCActgaccagcagggggagccCCAATATGCCAGTGTTACATTCCACCACCACACAGCTGCCCCTGGGTGAGTTTCACTGAGCTTTATATAAAGCAGCCCAGAGAAACTTCAGGAAAGAGGAATTTAGGGTTCAGAATCAAATGTTATTTTCTGTGAGTGCCTTTATGGGATTCCCAGTGTTACATTAGCACCAGGCTAGCAGTCGAGTGCAGTGTTCACTGCATTTCCACTCCTGCCTGCAGGCTGCCTGGGGCTTTAATCCACTCCTCACCAGTTTGGCTTTACTTTGAGGTTTGGTTTATAATATtaggtcccactttatattaccTGTCTCTAATaaatgtgtagttacatgttaataacatacattacagcattgtaactactgatgatttagtcagtgttacaggCGGATTACAGAAGTCCAGCCGGTGTTACACACGAGTATCAACTTCtcttttgcctcatgtaattacacaggtgtgtctttatagacgtaccagctcattcactctcatgtaattacacaggtgtgtctttatagatgtaacagcttattcactctcgtgtaattacacaggtgtgtctttatagacgtaacagcttattcactctcatgtaattacacaggtgtgtctttatagatgtaacagcttattcactctcatgtaattacacaggtgtgtctttatagatgtaacagcttattcactctcgtgtaattacacaggtgtgtctttatagatgtaacagcttattcactctcgtgtaattacacaggtgtgtctttatagatgtaacagctcattcactctcatgtaattacacaggtgtgtctttatagatgtaacagcttattcactctcatgtaattacacaggtgtgtctttatagatgtaacagcttattcactctcgtgtaattacacaggtgtgtctttatagatgtaacagctcattcactctcatgtaattacacaggtgtgtctttatagatgtaacagctcattcactctcatgtaattacacaggtgtgtctttatagatgtaacagctcattcactctcatgtaattacacaggtgtgtctttatagatgtaacagctcattcactcatgtaattacacaggtgtgtctttatagatgtaacagctcattcactctcatgtaattacacaggtgtgtctttatagatgtagcagcttattcactctcatgtaattacacaggtgtgtctttatagatggaacagcttattcactctcatgtaattacacaggtgtgtctttatagatgtaacagcttattcactctcatgtaattacacaggtgtgtctttatagatgtaacagctcattcactctcatgtaattacacaggtgtgtctttatagatgtaacagctcattcactcatgtaattacacaggtgtgtctttatagatgtaacagctcattcactctcatgtaattacacaggtgtgtctttatagatgtagcagcttattcactctcatgtaattacacaggtgtgtctttatagatggaacagcttattcactctcatgtaattacacaggtgtgtctttatagatgtaacagcttattcactctcatgtaattacacaggtgtgtctttctAGATGTAAcagcttattcactctcatgtaattacacaggtgtgtctttatagatggaacagcttattcactctcatgtaattacacaggtgtgtctttatagatgtaacagcttattcactctcatgtaattacacaggtgtgtctttatagatgtaacagcttattcactctcatgtaattacacaggtgtgtctttataggcataacagcttattcactctcatgtaattacacaggtgtgtctttatagatgtagCAGCTTATTCACTCTCGTGTAATTAcgcaggtgtgtctttatagatgctACAGCTTATtaactctcatgtaatta containing:
- the LOC119264686 gene encoding B-cell receptor CD22-like, which encodes MNGTFTHPEYLTVTETFWFIHPVKDVEPTDLSKDPDYSGRVEFFTDKQKHFSLKLSEVMKKDEHHFYFRIITNVEKERWAGEPGVQLRVTELHVEAPEEVTEGQTADLTCKTTCSLTDPTFIWYKNGHPLTTKTIKNNQLHLQTVSSEDAGSYSCAVGGSQHLRSTAHSLRVRYPPKNVSVSISPSGEIVEGSSVTLTCSSDGNPPVKNYIWFKEGGTSPVGSGHSSIINITADHTGLYYCEAQNDHGALNGTVMVTVKSQSWSAVWFAVGGGGGSFLLMTVLICICSFHRMKKTAAGPDHSKTRQDDVLYTNVTHRTSRPAQAADSADSAAADVLYDEVTSTDQQGEPQYASVTFHHHTAAPGSTTQNVEDPSVIYSTVRKD